The Hemicordylus capensis ecotype Gifberg chromosome 6, rHemCap1.1.pri, whole genome shotgun sequence genome window below encodes:
- the LOC128331914 gene encoding von Willebrand factor A domain-containing protein 5A-like — translation MPDCGLVTHSHKPVPLRSISVDLVVRGFVADVVSELRYQNEEKNPVEAVFVFPLDDEAAVYAFEGLIGGTRIEAQIQEKKQAEQEYEDALSEGREAFLLGREANTSDIFTCSLGNLPPDGEATLKLRYVQALAPEPDGAVRFVLPAVLNPRYVPRGSEADTVTESIPRVPKGQLPYTLSLSVTLESSYGINRVESKCTLEPLHYTAENRTTAQVSLATGHQFDRDVELLVYYEDVHKPSTLLEAGKTGAAPGSLMGDPALLLTLYPSIPAPKPGLNSAGEFLFLLDRSGSMDCSTEDGKDSPSRIQSAKETLVLILKSLPLGCYFNIYGFGSSHDSFYPQSVEYTQQSMSESLQRVKELDADLGGTEILEPLKAIYSQPCKEGHPRQLFVFTDGEVFNTDEVIAEVRRHSSSHRCFSFGIGEGASTALIKGIARAAGGSAEFITGKERMQAKALQSLKKALQPAVTGISLRWDLPPGLEAALVGSGPQVIFEGQRCLIYGQIRGKPQSSDTAEGSAVLQYSFQDQIFTETMKFPLQAQESDRLPVHRLAAQALLQELEEAVEKDEGKRHLALETSLHSGVVCSQTAYVGVNTQLAKTLQGPLERRDVPLALCCASVPKSRQRCARSAPVLKSCMMLSSVVMDHHITDYSGAGWIEVSSSEEEEEEKETTLKEEGSLLLRLILLQNADGSWPLDSDLATLLDLSEAEISSQKPAQVIPTAWATVLAVLWLHFRAAEQNDEWQLLEAKALSWLQATAGPQLAECVKAGNALLGSSVSPQAFGL, via the exons ATGCCTGATTGTGGCCTTGTCACCCACTCTCATAAACCGG TGCCCTTGCGAAGCATCTCTGTTGACCTGGTGGTCCGAGGCTTTGTGGCTGATGTGGTGTCTGAGCTTCGGTACCAGAATGAGGAGAAGAACCCAGTGGAGGCCGTGTTTGTCTTCCCTCTCGATGACGAGGCTGCCGTATATGCGTTTGAGGGCCTGATTGGTGGGACACGGATTGAGGCCCAGATCCAAGAAAAGAAACAG GCAGAGCAAGAATATGAGGATGCCTTGAGTGAAGGCCGCGAAGCTTTCCTGCTCGGGAGGGAGGCAAACACCAGTGACATCTTCACCTGCAGTCTGGGCAACCTTCCGCCCGATGGGGAGGCCACCCTGAAGCTGCGCTATGTCCAGGCATTGGCTCCGGAGCCTGACGGGGCCGTCCGCTTTGTCCTGCCTGCTGTGCTGAATCCTCGCTATGTACCCCGGG GATCAGAAGCAGACACTGTCACCGAAAGCATACCACGAGTGCCCAAGGGGCAGCTTCCCTACACACTCAGCCTCAGTGTTACCCTGGAGTCTTCCTACGGCATCAACCGCGTGGAGTCCAAGTGCacccttgagcccctgcactaCACAGCAGAAAACCGTACCACTGCCCAG GTCTCCTTGGCCACAGGTCACCAGTTTGACCGAGATGTGGAGCTGCTGGTTTATTATGAGGACGTTCACAAGCCCAGCACCCTGCTGGAGGCTGGGAAGACGGGAGCTGCCCCTG GCTCCTTGATGGGAGACCCAGCACTTCTGCTTACCCTGTACCCAAGCATCCCTGCCCCAAAGCCTGGCCTGAATTCTGCTGGGGAGTTCCTCTTCTTGCTGGATCGCTCTGGAAGCATGGATTGCAGCACTGAGGATGGCAAGGATTCACCATCCCGCATTCAGAGTGCCAAG GAGACCCTGGTTCTCATCCTGAAGAGTCTCCCTCTGGGATGTTACTTCAATATCTATGGCTTTGGATCTTCTCATGACTCATTCTACCC GCAGAGTGTCGAGTACACCCAGCAGAGCATGTCAGAGTCCCTCCAGCGTGTGAAAGAGCTGGATGCTGATTTGGGAGGGACAGAGATTCTGGAACCACTAAAGGCCATTTACAGCCAGCCTTGTAAAGAAGGACATCCTCGTCAG CTCTTTGTGTTCACTGATGGAGAGGTATTTAATACAGATGAGGTCATTGCTGAGGTACGCCGTCACAGCAGCTCCCACAG GTGCTTCTCTTTCGGCATTGGCGAAGGGGCCTCCACGGCCCTCATCAAAGGCATCGCACGAGCAGCAGGGGGCAGTGCTGAGTTCATCACGGGCAAGGAGCGCATGCAGGCCAAG GCACTGCAGTCTTTGAAGAAGGCCCTCCAGCCAGCAGTGACAGGGATCTCTCTGCGCTGGGATTTGCCTCCTGGTCTTGAGGCTGCGCTTGTGGGGTCAGGCCCTCAAGTCATCTTTGAGGGGCAGCGCTGCCTCATCTATGGCCAGATCCGTGGGAAGCCTCAG TCCTCAGATACTGCAGAGGGGTCTGCAGTGCTTCAATACagcttccaagaccagattttcACAGAGACTATGAAGTTCCCACTCCAGGCTCAGGAGAGTGACAG GCTCCCTGTTCACCGACTGGCAGCTCAGGCCCTGTTGCAGGAACTGGAGGAGGCCGTGGAGAAAGATGAAGGGAAGCGGCACCTGGCGCTGGAAACAAGCCTGCACTCCGGGGTGGTTTGTTCGCAGACGGCCTACGTGGGAGTGAACACACAGCTGGCCAAGACCCTTCAAGGACCCCTCGAACGCCGAGACGTCCCACTTGCAC TTTGCTGCGCTTCTGTGCCAAAAAGTCGTCAGCGATGTGCACGTTCGGCCCCAGTCCTGAAATCCTGTATGATGCTGTCATCAG TTGTCATGGACCACCATATAACAGATTACTCAGGCGCAG GTTGGATCGAAGTGTCGtcgtcagaggaggaggaggaggagaaggagaccaCCCTGAAGGAAGAGGGATCCCTTCTCTTGCGCTTGATCTTACTGCAAAATGCTGATGGCTCCTGGCCCCTTGATTCTGACCTGGCCACCCTGCTAGACCTGAGTGAGGCTGAgatctccagccaaaagcctgCCCAG GTGATCCCAACCGCATGGGCAACGGTGCTGGCCGTCCTCTGGCTCCATTTCAGAGCCGCAGAGCAGAATGACGAGTGGCAGCTTCTGGAAGCGAAAGCTCTCAGCTGGCTCCAGGCAACTGCAG GGCCTCAGCTGGCTGAGTGTGTGAAGGCGGGGAATGCCCTGCTGGGAAGCAGTGTCAGCCCCCAGGCTTTTGGGCTCTAA